ATACTCCTGTGTCCCCTGTAATTTTTGTAAATAACGCCTGTACCGTGGGATGAGAGGTATAACTGCTTGGTCAGCTATTTGCAAACCACCATATTCTTCTTCCGGCCCATCGTGATGAAATTTATAAACCCATCTGTGAAGTTCAGAATCGGAAATGCCCCTACTCCGTGCCAGTGTGATGTTTTCTGAAGTGAAATCAACCAGCGCTCTCGCTTGAGCATCCATGTTCCACCGATTGTCATCCGAAAGACCGTAGGCGGAACCGGTTCGATTGATGAACTGTCCTAAACCACTTGCGCTGGTAGGTCCTGCCGCCGCATCCGGGTTAAACCCAGATTCGTGTCGTGCGATGGCAAGGGTCATCGCAATTAGGTCATCAGACATCCCTTTTGCGCGGCCAGCCGCTACAATAGCGTCAATAGCTTGTTGTTGTACATCAAGAGAGGCATCCCCGTGTCGGCGACTGAAACCTGAAGGGCGGCCTGGAGTGGAATCGATAGGAGAATGGTAGTGTGACCATTCAGCTACTTGACTCGAGGTGTAGGCTGCACCCCGCGACGAAAATATGTCATCAGTGTTCATTGAACGGCTCCAGGTGAGTCAATGGATTCCTGAGGAAAATAAGAAAAGAAAAAGTCTAATAATCTGCGCTATTCATTGGCGGTAATTTCATCGACTAGGCATTCAATCTTTGACTTCCATGACATGGGTTCATCACGACTTATCGGATATATCTTGGCCGCCAGGAAGCAATTTTTCTCATCGGTACGGTACAGTGGAGAAGCGACTGAAGTGAACCCACGCTTGATAATTTGTGGTTCATCCAGACGGAATAGCAAAATCTCCCAACAACAACGTGCGCCACCACTAAAAACCGATAAGGCAAAATACTCAACCCCTCGATGGCTCAGTAAAAACCATGGTTTTTCCTGCTCGGGATCAAGAATATAATTGGAGGATTCCCAGAGGAGTAATTCAAGCGCCTTATCGTCTCTCCACGTGACACAAAGCCTGCTATTTTCTTCTGAGGTCTCTGAACTCAAGACAATATGTCCCCCACTTAAGGGTGTAGGAATGTGAACGGCTTGAAGGTTGTTTACTTCACAAGAAGCTCTCATTTTTTGTGAAAGAGGATTTGTCAGAGAGTTTGCGGTTGAGGCACACCCAGAGAAAACTAATAAAGCAGAAAGGAACGAGAGAACTCGGGTACAGGCAATGCGGCGATAGGACTGAGCCACGGTATGAATCATTATGATCTCCCTTGATGTAATCTGCCAAAATGTGTAAATGGATTTCGATCTCTGTAGTAGGAATGTAATTCAAAAACTTTAAAGTTTTATAACGTTGCTGCCTGATTGACCATTGAAATTTCAAATTAAATTTTATGGGAAGGGGATCCTTCCCTGTCTTCACAGCGGAATAGTCACTATTTTGGATGATTTTCTGGACGTCGCCTCTTCGGGATACGGTGGTTTATGTAGCCACATCGCCCCACGGTGCGGGGTGTCGCCTGCTTCGCAGACCAATAGGCTGGTGATCGCTGTATAGGTGAAGTCTAGACGGGCACAGCCCAAGGCCACTGACAGCGGCAGGGTCGCTGCACCGATGTCGCCGAGAATATGGCAGGGGTAAAGTTCTTCTATGGGCTGCTGGGTGCTTGGCCACAGGTTCTGGCGCACTTGATGCCATTCGAGAGTGTGACAGGCGCTGGCGTCCAAGGGGAGGATGACCGCGGCCGGTTCGGGTGTGTTTTGGTCAACCTGTGTGCTTTTTCTGATGGCCTCGGCGAGTGCCGTCAGGCTCTTTTCATCGGCTCGACCGGGATAGGGTTCCACGGTGGCGGCGAGAGTGGTGATGTGGGAAAGGCCTGATGCAGTTGTGGTTTTTTGCAGGAACAGAAAGACGGCGGCTTCGCCGGGAAAGATCCCGCTGCTGCCTGCCGTCAGCAGGGCACGACTTTGCATCACCTCCAAACAGGTGGCGGTATCGATGAGGGTGTCAGCGCCGCCGAAGAGGACTGCATCCCACATCCCTTTTTTGAGTTGCTCACAGGCCTCAAGCAGAGCGGACACGGACCCATCCGCCGGGGTCAGGAGGCGGATTTCAACCTGTTCGGCTTCTGGCAAGGTGCTCCGCAGGAAGGCCTGTATTTGCTGGTGATCGACCTGGCTGCCTCTTATGGTGTCGATGGGAGGCAAAAGCAGCATAACCAGCAGGGAGCGGCCGATAGGCAGGGAAGGCTGTTTTTCCAGAAGGTTGTACAGGGCCTCTTCCAGAAGGGCGAGAAGACGATCCTGGGGTGACGTCAAGTCGTCAAACTCCGGTAGGGCGCCAGTGTGGATGGGCTGGAGCTGGTCGGGATTGTTTTCTGTCGGCAGCAGCAGGCCGGGATGCGGTCTTGCCGTGGATATATTGGTCGCCACGCCGCCAAAAAGAGCGGCCGTTTCGCTGCCAAAACGGCAGCAAAGACCGATATCCATTATTTGGACGACGGTCTGGGGTTTGGCCACCACAGGTCGTGAAGGATAGCTGGCGAGGGACGTTTTGCTTGGGCACATCAGGTTAACGCCTCGGCGGCGACTGGATTTTTTTCTGACAAAAGATTGCGCAGAATGAGTACGCCGAATTCTCTTTCGTGCAGATCGAGGACGACCCCGCAACGAAAGATCTGATGAATTTCCTGACGGTCCGTATCGATGACAAGAGTGTCACATACCGGGTCAAGGCGGCTGAGTTGTTCACCTGCGTGGCGAAAAACGGCGGGTTTCAATTCGGGCAGCCGGATGAGAACCTCGTGGGAAGCTTCCGCGAGCAGCCCGGTAACCTTAAGGACCATCTCCCCTTCAAAAGGGGCATCGAAGCGTTGATCCTGGGGAGCGACGTTGTGCATTGTCGCCAGGAGCGGCACCGCCCAGGGGCAAAGGCCCTGGGCGACGGATTCGGCATCGATTTCCCCGACTTCCCGACAGCGGGGATCCCAGAATGGCGGCAGTGGACCGAACCCCGCGGGCTGCACGCGGCTGGCCGGGCTGCTGATAAAGTTGGGTCCAATTTCGATAGCGGGCAGACCAAGGTTCTTGGTTCGCAGGCCGCGAAAGCTGTAGCCGACGCCAGCCGGGTTGGCGAGGCAGACTTGTTCAGGATGGGCAGGGTCGCTGCCGCCAAAGGCATTTTCGTAAATCAGGGGCACAGGGGCGGTGATGGAGGCAGGTTTCCCCGGCAAAGGAGTCAACATCCTGCGCTGCCAACTGCGGTTTCCGAAGACACGCAGCTCTTTGTGCCAGTAGCGGTTATTGTCCTGACACAGGCTCAGAGCTATCTGGATGACCTGGCTGCCGTACGGGTCAGGCTGCGCGCTGCCGAACAGGTAGAGTTCGGCCCCCTGTTTGAACGGAACTACTTCACTGCTGGCCACCAGGCTTGAGCACGTTGGTTCGCCCCGGTACTGGTCGGCTTCCACGATAGGGACTTGGGGCAAAGCGGTCAGGTTACCCTGACCGTCAAATTGATAACTGGCTTTAAAGACCAGCGTCCATTGTCGGTGGCCTTGGCGACACCAGCCGAGATAAAGACCGGCCGCCCAATCCGTCTGGTTCTCAAGCTGCATTAACGTACCTCCTGTCGGACTCTTTGCTGTGCTTCTTGGGCCAGATGA
The sequence above is a segment of the Desulfuromonas sp. KJ2020 genome. Coding sequences within it:
- a CDS encoding DUF2169 domain-containing protein — translated: MQLENQTDWAAGLYLGWCRQGHRQWTLVFKASYQFDGQGNLTALPQVPIVEADQYRGEPTCSSLVASSEVVPFKQGAELYLFGSAQPDPYGSQVIQIALSLCQDNNRYWHKELRVFGNRSWQRRMLTPLPGKPASITAPVPLIYENAFGGSDPAHPEQVCLANPAGVGYSFRGLRTKNLGLPAIEIGPNFISSPASRVQPAGFGPLPPFWDPRCREVGEIDAESVAQGLCPWAVPLLATMHNVAPQDQRFDAPFEGEMVLKVTGLLAEASHEVLIRLPELKPAVFRHAGEQLSRLDPVCDTLVIDTDRQEIHQIFRCGVVLDLHEREFGVLILRNLLSEKNPVAAEALT